In Terriglobales bacterium, one genomic interval encodes:
- the secE gene encoding preprotein translocase subunit SecE — MAKPVAVAAASDEGIGGKVKAWPERAKGFYNDVRTEMKKVTTPSFKEVRATTGVVIVAVFIFGLYFFLIDNAIGKGIDSLLRYFAHR; from the coding sequence ATGGCGAAACCAGTAGCGGTAGCGGCGGCGAGCGACGAAGGCATCGGCGGAAAGGTGAAGGCCTGGCCGGAGCGCGCCAAGGGCTTTTACAACGACGTCCGGACGGAGATGAAGAAGGTGACGACGCCTTCGTTCAAGGAAGTCCGCGCCACCACCGGAGTCGTAATCGTGGCGGTGTTCATCTTCGGGCTCTATTTTTTTCTGATCGATAACGCGATCGGCAAGGGCATTGATTCCCTGCTGCGCTACTTCGCGCACCGCTAG
- the rpmG gene encoding 50S ribosomal protein L33: protein MPREIVTMQCAVCKERNYSTTKNRKSTPDRLEFAKFCRKCRKHTEHKEVK, encoded by the coding sequence ATGCCACGCGAAATTGTGACCATGCAGTGCGCAGTATGCAAAGAGCGGAATTACTCGACGACGAAGAACCGCAAGTCCACGCCGGACCGGCTGGAGTTTGCCAAGTTCTGTCGCAAGTGCCGCAAGCACACCGAGCACAAGGAAGTGAAGTAA